The Conger conger chromosome 11, fConCon1.1, whole genome shotgun sequence genome includes the window TATGGACCTCTTGTTCAGAAGGCAGCTCACAGCAACCCCAAAATCCTTCTACCCCCctgcccacccccacctcctctctctctctgtcccaaaccagGTGGGGGACTGGGTGTcgagcaggagggggggggggggcctgacCAGTTTAAACTGAGAAAGTCAAAATGTggttaacaaaaaaataaacaaacaaaatatatattcaacCATGCACACAATCTTTTAATTGACATAGGAAGCcttacctaaaaaaaaaaaaaaaacagacaaaaaaattgTAGATGgactttcttgcttttttacatttttaattggtttttgtttgttttttttttgactgttGAAATGCTTGTGTGCAGTCCCAAACGACCTGTTTTTATtcgttagatttttttttatgtgcgtTTTACTGGAAAGGCGTTTTCTTTCAGGCCTCTCTCTCCAacacaaacttacacacacacacgcagaaaaaaatgtacacacacagacacatatctCTATAGCCACTTAAGTCAGTGTGGAGGCACTTCAGTGTTTGGTGTGGGTGGAGGTTTCGGCAGATGGGCGGTGCAAAGTGGATCCCTGTGTCTGGGATCTGCATTCCACAGCGCAGTCACACAAGATGCACGCCATTTTCGAGCAGAACTATGACCTGGGTCATTGCCTCTCTCTCAGAGAGAACGGGCACTCTCAATATGACCGTACGGGTTTTTCAGAATATAGTtacttttattaattttattttttacttttttttttttttttttacttaaaaaaaaaaaaaaaaatctttgacaTTCTGGTCGAAGTCTCCCCATGGACACAAGCACAGGAATTGATGCCCACGGTCGACTTTTCGCCTTTGATTCTGGGGAGAGAATTCCTAGTGTAACAAGAGCAGCACTggtgagagaaagacagggatggagggagagggaatggatggatggatggagaggagaggcaggaaCAACACTAAAGGAAATGGGGGCATCTGGGAGATAAAGAAGTTCAGCACTtcttagcccccccccccccccctcactttgAGTGCAGTCACCTGTCTCAACTTCGACAACACTGCACAGGAGGTCTTCCATTCAGCCAGAGAACTGGCTTTTTAAAAACTAAACCCAGAGGTGAAGGGATCCGTCTAGCACCTAGGGCCGCTCGGTGAGGAGGGTTttaacaggacacacacacacacacacaaacacacacacacacaaagatgtaGATGTGAGATTATTCGCTGTCCAGAACTGTGTTGGTATGAGGGGTGTAGACATTGTTCCAGTATTCAAAATCTGTTGAGGCTACCTTTCTTACAGACCTGACGTTtgatattatttgtgttttttgtttttgttttatagttttttttttctcctctgaaTTTTCTCAGACCGGGCAGCTTTCTTTTATGACACAAGCTGACTCTTTTTGACTTTAGAAACTTATTgtagagaaaatgttttttctataatataaaaaagaaaaattctgACATTGATATTGGTACTGTCATTTTTTTCACTTctgtttcaggaaaaaaaaaaaaaggtattttttaGCTCGACTCTTGGGTAATATTAATAAGAAattcaaaactaaaaaaaattaaaactcaCTTTTAGTGAATTTAAGATGCCTTTAATCTTTCCATTCCATCTCATCTCTAGAGTTTTCTATCTTTGTGTAGTATATTAACGCTATTTTAAaacgaaaggaaaaaaaaaaaacaaatatctaAAGGTCACTTAGcgtttttgatttttttgtgtgtgtataggacgAACTCCTTGCGTCTGAGAGGCATGTAAAATGAGCTCATATCTGTCTGTTTATATCGCTTCCTCTTTTGTACCCTTTGTAATTGTACATGGTGAGTCGTACGctaagagagagcgagagacagagagagaggagtgaaccCACCGGGGCccgctcccccctctctctggcttTGTCCCTGTATGTATTTCCACGTAAtcgttttttctttcttagcaAGTACTTTCAAAAGAActctgtacattttaacataaaacgaaaataaattatgttgagCCATTTCCGTTGTGATCGCCCTTCTTGCGCTTGTGCCTCTGTTTTTTTTagtacttttttcattttcttttttttccatgtctTTGGTTTTTTTGAGCGAAGGCCGGACAGCGATTTTGCACCGCGAATCTGCGAATCTGTGTCCgtcaaaatgcattttacacacaTCGTTTGTTTTGGAAGTCTTGACACATGGCTACAGCAATATTTTTGTAGTTCTTCCCTTTTCTTttgataaatgtaattatttgcgGTACAGTTGTCATTTTGAGAGCCTGGAATTCTTGAGTCCTGTCTCCACATACTAGAGTATGTTTCTGCAATCCCAGTGTGTGAAGTCCTAGTGCAGTCCATACACTTGGAAAATTTCTAGATAGATCCGAGGGAAAATGGGTAGAATACAGTCTGCTAATTTGCCGTTGGCTGCTTTGACTTCACTACACGACACGTCTTTGCATGTCCTAGTGCAGTCCATAggtttggacagtgacaatttctgttttttgcgCTGTACTCCCAACACATTTGACCGTAAcaggttaaagtgcaggctgTATGTTGTTGCATCGTTAATTCATGCACAGGAAGGCtaacaaaaggtctagagttgaccAAAAACTTTTCAGTGCCATTAAAACAGACCAGAAGCCAGAGACCTAGCCAAAATATTAGGTGTGTCAATATCAACTGTTTGGTATATTGTTGAGCAAGAACGCACAGATGAGCTCAGCAATCGCAAACAGCTTGGTCTGCCACAGAAGAGAAAGGATCAAGAACAATCTCCAGGGTGGAGGCACAGATGAATCAGACTGAAATAAAGATAGGACTACACAAGCGTAACCTCAGAGGATTCACTGTAAGATGCAAAGCACTCGTAACCTTTCAGGAGAAACCAACCAAAGTGTTGGAAAGAGAAGTGTGGAGAAGAAATAAGGGAACTGCTGATGATTAaaagaacaccccccccccccccccccccccccctttttttttttgaaagatggGTCAgtagatatggatgtaaataccattACCATTAAGGCtgatagtctgcactttaacttcatatcATTATCATTCATAtcacaaaaaatgacaaaaaaaacaaaacaatgccaaCATGTTCAGAGGGCAGTTGATCTTGTATATTATGAAGAGACCGAATTTAACTTAACTGACAAAAATGTccgatttttttttaccattgcaGGTATGAACTGTGAAGATTACCGCTGTTGGCTGCAAATTGCCATTTTTATAATGATGCAGTTCGGATACAGTGTCCTGTGTTTCAGTGGGTTTGAATCATTTTCTGTTAAGCTATCCATGAACACTGGCCTTGTTCCGCATCTCAGACCCCCATGGTTTAACATTCGGCTTTGTCATGATGTACCGTGGGCTTTTTCTAACCTGATTTAAAAGCTGTTGGTCTGCAGTGTCGGTTATGCACGCTAGCCGATGTTATCCAGCATAAATCAAGTAGGatgatttttttattcctttgcGATAATCTTTTAGCACCTGTAAATTATCTTGCTATTAACCTATAACGCATGTACGCTACGGTGTGAACCGATGAACAGCTATCATTTGGCCGCTGGTGTGAAAATGCGTGCTTTTAGATGGACCGAGCAGAATCAGCAGCGCAGCGCAGTGCGTCGTGTTGCACACCACGAGAACGCTCTGCTGGGATCATTCAGTGCATGCGCTGCATTGCATGGATGGGCGCTGATGAAGATGTATGCGTAACGGCGACAGAAAACATACTAGCAACAGAACGTAAGCAGGGTTTGCCCAATAAATGGCAACCACAGTAAATGCTACCTTTTCGAGACAGGATCTTTCTGCAGGGCGTTTTTTTATGCTGTAATTAATGATGTTAATTAAAACCATAAATGTAATAGattatttttcagtaaaatCATATTTGCATACACTGCAGTACAAGAGCAGACGGTAACGTTAGTTTAAAATGACGGTGATGTAAACAGATGTGATAACCTACATTCACAGAATATCGaacgtaaaaaaaaatacaaataaaattagagCCTGTTAGAAGTCTCTTTACTGGAGTGATAGTCGTTTAGCTTCGCACACCGGTTTTCCTTGAAATGACTGTTGCTGTGCCTCTTGACAAAATGAAATCCGCCGCTGTGTGAGGCGAAACCATAGGGCGAAACAAACAATGTTGCGTTGACACAAAATGTCCTTAGATCAGTATTCCTTTGCTCAAGCCAATGCCACTTCGAGAAGCCGCTGTTTACCGATCCCTGTCCAATGATGGTTGGTTGCGGACGACATCTTTATTTCCGCCTCCTTAACCAATGACTGCCGAGAGGAGGCCGGACAGCCCAGCCTTCTGAGTAACCTGATTGGCTTTGGTGGATGTCATCCATCTAATCTCTGTTTCGGTCAAAATAACGGAGGAGGAAGCGAACGGCCTTGTAAGTCTTTCCATTGAAAGAATAAAACCGGATAAAAATCATTACGGAGCCGAAAACGGTGAGTACAGCTTTCTCGTAAGAATGGCTAGACTATTTCTGACCGTCACATACAGTGAGTTACTGACCATGCTCgagtaaaatgttcattttatagAAAATAGATAGTATAGCCTGTGTGACCGTGTTCTCGTTGTCACAAGACATCCGTGTGATGAAATTGGGAGGAGAGAAGTGGACACACCAACAGATACGCAATCGGATGCAATTTATTCCCAGATAGATCCGAGGGAAAATAGGAAGAATACAGTTAGCTAATTCGCCGTTAGCTGCTTTGACTTCACTGCACGACACGTCTTTGCGTGTTCACGCTGTAGGCGGAGTGACCTGACACGTCTCCATCTTTGCGAACTTAATACTGCTGATGAATATTAAAGCGGTAGATATCAGCtagccttctctctccttcctctcccccgTCCCATTCATGATACTCTTCTTTTGTGTTTATGCCCCGCGCCCCCTCTTCCTCAGATACCCCCTGGCTATTCAGACTATCTGGACCTGCTAAGAAAGTCCAAAACTGTGACCAGGCAGTACCCCAAACCTCCGTAAAAGTTTCTCTGAACGAAGCAGCAGGGCTACCGTGTCAGACCCCTGTGGTCCGAGCGTCACAGTCCGGTCCCCTCATCGTGTCCTAAGCCCCGGCCCCCTCATCGTGTCCTAAACCCCGGCCGTTAGAATGATCCACAGCCTGTTTCTGGTCAACTCCTCCGGGGACATCTTCCTGGAGAAGCATTGGAAGAGCGTGGTCAGCCGCTCGGTGTGCGATTACTTCTTCGAGGCCCAGGAGAGGGCGAGTGAGCCGGAGAATGTGCCCCCAGTAATCCCCACGCCGCACCATTACCTCATCAGCGTCCTCCGGCACCGCATCTACTTCGTGGCCGTCATCCAGAGCGAGGTGCCGCCGCTGTTCGTCATCGAGTTCCTGCACCGGGTGGTTGACACGTTCCAGGTGCgtagaccgtgtgtgtgtgtgtgtgtgtgtgtgtgtgtgtgtgtgtgtgtgtgtgtgtgtgtgtgtgtgtgtgtgtgtgtgtgtgtgtgtgtgtgtgtgtgtgtgtgtgtgtgtgtgtgtgtgtgtgtgtgtgtgtgtgattgtgatctGCTTTCCCTActggaaaaaacagctcaaactagattttgaaacagctggtttgaccagctaccagctcagaagctaccagcactagcctgattgaccagttcagaccagctcccagcttgacatggtttgaccagctcaagctatgttttgaaaccactggtagctggttgacaggctcatacccagctagaccagcttatgatgttcttgaccagctcaattttgaaGCTGTTCAGCTTGATTTTACAATACAGAGAAGCAGCACATATTCTATGAACCCACCAGATACTCATCTCTGTATTTATCACTGTAATTTCTTTCTACTATGGAAGCTGAAACCGTTTAATTTAATGCATCATCTAAAGGGTCGTTAAGAAATTTGGCCAACAACCATACAGTAATACAGCGCCAGAAACTACCAACCAGAACCTCCTGTCACTAATAAGAGGGGAGGATTAGATGAACACATGAGCCGAGTTATCTGGTGTGTCTGCATAATCAGTGTTGTTTGTGCCTATTTAGTTTGAACGTAACCACTTTCTGAGAGTAGTGATTGTGGCTGTTTGTTGTTTGGGAGGAGCTCCTGCTTGTTCTGCCTCAGAAAGAGTCCCTGTGTTTCTGGATGTGGTGACATTTCTGCGGCGTGGAGCCACAGGGTTGGGTTTCCACCAGTTCCACCCATCAGATCAAGCGTAACCACCCTATAGATCCAAACTTTCTCAAATGTTTTAACACCAACTTAGTGTATGCAGTGcccaaataattaataaaaagcaatgcagaaaaATTCCCATGATGTACATAACCATCCTTTTGTTTTCGTATTTACACAGTTAACTAATCTATCACAGTAGACTGAACAAATGCATGTACTGCTCTCCATTTACAGGGCATTAGGCAGTGTGGCTGAGAATCTTAATGAGGGGCCAGTGGAGATTTGTTCCAGACAGATTATTCCTtgtacccctccaccccccaggaTATCACACTCGTGACCAGGCACACGCCTGCTAGCAGAACAGACCTCTaatgaaagagggagggagggagagggggagggagggagagggggagctaCTCTGAAGCTGCTTCTGTTGCATTGAATTATCAGAAATGCCCTTTATGTTTGTGGTTGTAATTATCGGTTGTGTGAATGCTTTGTGTGAATGCAGGCATGTTTAGGTCATAGCAGTACATCAgattgagtttgtgtgtgtgtgtgtgtgtgtgtgtgtgtgtgtgtgtgtgtgtgtgtgtgattgtgtgagtgtgtgagtgtgtgactatCCCAGTGTCTCCACTGGGTCATATGGTTTAATGGATAAACTCTTTTTGtcatgtctctctctgcctccctcttttAACCTTACactttctccatctccctccctctctatgtctccctccctctttcctgccctcactctctctctctctgtcacaaacacacactgtctctctctggttAGGATTATTTTGGGGTGTGCACAGAGGCAGCGATAAAGGACAATGTGGTGGTTGTGTACGAGCTGCTGGAGGAGATGCTGGATAATGGCTTCCCTCTGGCCACCGAGTCCAACATCCTGAAGGAGCTCATCAAACCTCCCACCATCCTGCGCACTGTGGTCAACACCATAACAGGTACTGTCCATCAACTTCATAACAGGTACTGTACATCAACACCATAACAGGTACTGTACATCAACACTATATGAGTACTGTACATCAACACCATACAGGTACTGTACATCAACACCATATGAGTACTGTACATCAACTTCATAGCAGGTACTGTACATAAACACCATAATAATTACTGTACATCAACTCCATAACAGGTACTGTACATCAACACCATACAGGTATACTATACATCAACACCATATGAGTACTGTACATCAATTCAATAACTGGTACTATACATCAACACCGTACAGGTACTGTACATCAACACCATATGAGTACTGTACATCAATTCCATAACTGGTACTATACATCAACACCATGAGTACTGTACATCAACTCCATAACAGTTACTGTCCATCAACACCATACAGGTACTGTACATCAACTCCATAACAGGTACTGTCCATCAACACTATAACAGCTGCTGCATGCACATCACTATACCAGGccctgtacatacatacaatttATAACAGGTACTGTAAAAACTCCATACCTCTGCAGAATGTAGGGTGTTATGGAGTATGGCAGTATTTGGTCTGTGATAGAATAAAGACTGGCAGTATTTGGGGTGTTATGGAATAAAGTCTGGTAGTATTTGGTGTGTTACGGAATAAAGCATGGCAGTATTTGGGGTGCTATGGAATAAAGATTGGCAGTATTTGGGGTTTTATGGAGTGGGGCTCTACAGCGACTGTTGGGTGTTTTTGGCACAGGAAGCACAAATGTCGGAGAGCAGTTGCCGACGGGCCAGCTGTCGGTGGTGCCATGGCGACGCACAGGAGTGAAATACACCAACAACGAGGCCTACTTCGACGTGGTGGAGGAGATCGACGCCATCATTGACAAGTCGGGTACGTaacacattcattatttatttatttatcagggacagtgcacattaatcaacagcTTTCAGTTTgtacatcaatgtaaatgcaccagagttagctaacgagctcattttcatcatttatgGCCTGATTTACAAAGACCTTTAGCTTATGCAAAGCATTTGAGCACAtacaaaactaataacacagcCTGTGATTGGGGCAATGcaaataccatgaccaatcattggtcGTGTTATTGGTTTTGCTTGTACATACTAAAGGTCTTAGCAGGCCCTAAGAGCttatatgttgttgttgttgttgttgttattgtttttatgtGGTTTTTTGTAGCACTGTATTGCTGCTGTCTTGGCCAAGGCTCCCTCGAAAAAGAGATCTTGTAATCCcaatgggactcacctggtaAAACAAAGGttaaataagttaaataaaatatccatccatccattatctgaacccgcttatcctgaacagggtcgcaggggagctggagcctatcccagcatacattgggcgaaaggcaggaatacaccctggacaggtcgccagtccatcgcagggcacacacaccatacactcacacactcatacctacgggcaatttagactctccaagcagcctaacatgcatgtctttggactgtgggaggaaaccggagtacccggaggaaacccacgcgaacacggggagaacatgcaaactccgcacagagaggccccggccgacggggatttaaacccaggacctcctcgctgtgaggcggcagtgctacccactgcaccatccgtgccgccacataCATAAAATATGGTGGTTATAAATTAAGATGTTCATCAATGTGCTAACAGTTGGAATTAAAATGACCTCCCCTGTCTGTCACCTTGGTTTCCTGTGCCGTAATCTCTGCTGTACTTATGGACACAGGAAACACAGCATATGGTATCGAAACTCTACAGTGTGACATCAAGCAAATGTCTcgcatcatttttttaatgttttgatcTCGAGTCTTTAAACCATTTGAGAGAGACATAATTCACTCTGTGACCACAGAAGCCTttccctgttcctctctctgacaTCACAAACCCTTTCTGAATGAGGAAGtgtgcagcagtagcagtatggGGCGCACCAGGTGGCGGAGAATGGGGATGAACGTTCATCCCCCCGTTGCGTGGTGTTCACCCTCTcaccttctccccccccccaggttcCACCATCACCGCGGAGATACAGGGTGTGATTGACGCCTGCGTCAAACTGACGGGCATGCCCGACCTCACCCTCTCCTTCATGGTGAGTACGCCATCCCTCGCCTtccctcaaacacactgcacccagtctgaacaaggacacacacacacacacacacacacacacacacatatactgtaaacatgcacacacacacacacgcatacacacacacatacactgtacacatgcacacacacacccatgccactcactcacacacacacacacacacacacacacacacacacacacatatactgtaaacatgcacacacacacacacacacacacacacacacatacacatacacatacacatatacactgtacacatgcacacccacacccatgccacacacacacacacacacacatatactgtacacatgcacactcacacccataccattcactcgctcactcacacacccacac containing:
- the ap3m2 gene encoding AP-3 complex subunit mu-2, producing the protein MIHSLFLVNSSGDIFLEKHWKSVVSRSVCDYFFEAQERASEPENVPPVIPTPHHYLISVLRHRIYFVAVIQSEVPPLFVIEFLHRVVDTFQDYFGVCTEAAIKDNVVVVYELLEEMLDNGFPLATESNILKELIKPPTILRTVVNTITGSTNVGEQLPTGQLSVVPWRRTGVKYTNNEAYFDVVEEIDAIIDKSGSTITAEIQGVIDACVKLTGMPDLTLSFMNPRLLDDVSFHPCVRFKRWEAERILSFIPPDGNFRLLSYHVSSQNLVAIPVYVKHNITFREGSSQGRFELTLGPKQTMGKAVESVLVSSQLPRGVLNTNLTSSQGTFTFDPVTKMLSWDVGKINPQKLPSLKGSMSLQAGSSKPDENPTINIQFKIQQMAISGLKVNRLDMYGEKYKPFKGIKYMTKAGKFQVRT